A single genomic interval of Deinococcus ruber harbors:
- a CDS encoding M57 family metalloprotease, whose amino-acid sequence MNQVVASCQPRSGYSPLRSVLLAGLLLGSVSAQQQIGSTSQPLTISNVADWRANGNQVPVCWETPGYAREKDIVQAAVTNTWQWYANVQFTGWGACPTGGIGGSATLKQVRIRISPQGTDNAGAGGSARVGMAALSSAADNNPGVNLSFNPDGSANRGRVEYVGVHEFGHVLGFIHEQDTPGNVEGPVHCASSGNEANTTPITAYDRDSIMNYCNRDGNMTGNLTDVDIQGVQAIYGVRIPNVAAKNSCASAPARNAASLAGAWNNGGKLSVAVYPTDRTKFLYWSQWSDRDGGWGDSIKWFAGDFNGDGRTDIGAAWNNGGHNTLTIRLSNGSTFQQVHWLADAGGWADSTVWLPGDYNGDGKTDVAGIWNNGGKVSVAVYLSDGQKFLHWSQWSDRDGGWADSVKWFAGDFNGDGRTDIGAAWNNDGRTTLTVRQSTGTALTHTHWLTDAGRWSNTSVFASGDFNGDGLSDVAELWNDLGQASIKVSVSSGRQFSAPSAWSVRDGGWIQGGAVKWMVGDFDGDGRSDIGAVWNNGNSNTMTVRRSTGNTFVAAHWATNAGGWSDTTAWCTGAFR is encoded by the coding sequence ATGAATCAGGTTGTCGCGTCTTGCCAGCCCAGGAGCGGCTATTCGCCCCTGAGAAGCGTTCTTCTGGCCGGGCTGCTGCTCGGCAGCGTCAGTGCACAGCAGCAGATCGGCAGCACGTCCCAGCCCCTGACCATCAGCAACGTGGCCGACTGGCGGGCAAACGGCAATCAGGTTCCGGTGTGCTGGGAAACGCCCGGCTACGCCCGTGAGAAGGACATCGTTCAGGCCGCCGTCACCAATACCTGGCAGTGGTACGCGAATGTGCAGTTCACCGGCTGGGGGGCCTGCCCGACCGGGGGGATCGGTGGAAGTGCCACGCTCAAACAGGTTCGCATCCGAATTTCGCCGCAGGGAACCGACAATGCCGGGGCAGGCGGGTCGGCACGGGTCGGAATGGCGGCGCTGAGCAGCGCAGCCGACAATAATCCGGGAGTCAATCTGTCGTTCAACCCCGACGGCAGCGCCAACCGGGGCCGCGTGGAATACGTGGGGGTTCACGAGTTCGGTCATGTCCTCGGCTTTATTCACGAGCAGGACACGCCCGGCAACGTGGAAGGGCCAGTTCACTGCGCGTCGTCCGGCAACGAGGCCAACACCACGCCGATCACCGCCTATGACCGCGACTCGATCATGAACTACTGCAACCGTGACGGCAATATGACGGGCAACCTGACAGATGTCGACATTCAGGGCGTTCAGGCGATCTACGGCGTTCGCATTCCCAACGTCGCGGCGAAGAACAGTTGTGCCTCGGCGCCTGCCCGCAACGCCGCGTCGCTGGCAGGCGCATGGAACAACGGCGGCAAGCTCTCGGTTGCGGTGTATCCGACCGACCGCACAAAATTCCTGTACTGGTCGCAGTGGAGCGACCGTGACGGCGGCTGGGGAGACTCGATCAAGTGGTTCGCGGGCGACTTTAACGGCGACGGACGAACCGATATCGGCGCGGCCTGGAACAACGGCGGTCACAACACCCTGACGATCCGCCTCTCGAACGGCAGCACCTTTCAGCAGGTGCACTGGCTGGCTGACGCGGGCGGCTGGGCCGACAGTACCGTGTGGCTGCCAGGCGACTACAACGGCGACGGCAAAACCGACGTGGCGGGGATCTGGAACAACGGTGGCAAGGTGTCGGTGGCCGTTTATCTGTCCGACGGTCAGAAGTTTCTGCACTGGTCGCAGTGGAGTGACCGTGACGGCGGCTGGGCAGACTCGGTCAAGTGGTTCGCGGGCGACTTCAACGGCGACGGGCGAACCGACATCGGCGCGGCCTGGAACAATGATGGCCGCACCACGCTGACCGTCAGGCAGTCGACGGGCACGGCCCTGACGCATACCCACTGGCTGACCGACGCCGGGCGCTGGTCGAATACTTCGGTCTTTGCCAGCGGTGACTTCAATGGTGACGGTCTGAGCGACGTGGCCGAACTGTGGAACGATCTGGGGCAGGCGTCGATCAAGGTCAGTGTGTCGAGCGGCAGGCAGTTCTCTGCCCCCTCGGCCTGGAGCGTCCGTGACGGCGGCTGGATTCAGGGGGGCGCGGTCAAGTGGATGGTGGGCGATTTCGATGGAGATGGTCGCAGCGACATCGGGGCTGTGTGGAACAACGGGAACTCCAACACCATGACCGTGCGCCGCTCGACGGGCAATACCTTTGTGGCGGCACACTGGGCCACGAACGCAGGGGGCTGGAGCGATACCACCGCCTGGTGCACGGGGGCGTTTCGCTGA
- a CDS encoding GAF domain-containing protein, with protein sequence MSEPSAVEPTAGRSLSQELQLMTEALAATSRQDEIFHIIQNAALRVLKAIGGAVLLLGDAGSTLNVAASQGHAEGEACVWQHVPSDHTTPAGVALMSNQALYFEQQNDLLEAYPQFSKRADAGTPVARAVLPMYLDEQPLGVLIFDFQEPHDFPRVERRFLPILAAQCAVALGRARAVQNLEAQVAGRTRQLNEERAALDAFVDYSELIGTETDVSVLAQRAVEVLRARFADCSGGYYGRSGTRWTLRSWTGDLNERPDVLARLHPELPSDMPFISELLSTREFIFTERWDAEHMGTENGETYGTVAAYPVIVGPVMEGFIVLGLKDASEWNERDRAIFRTVGRGLTLALERSEQSVRLAAQNAELEARTQALEALMQLTQELGTDTEPLTLIQKAQELTLDLLPPGFAAYYEPQDHRWRLLMQTGDAGSAFLQAAIDEGFPIGHTPSFDVVAQTGEPAFIDAYIRDIDVSSGEANHVAAHATLPLLVEGQFRGIFNLPIFRHHQWTAADRALLITTVQYLGLVLARAQSYDALAQSNRELQASNSELEAFTYSASHDLRTPVRHVMAFAELAQKALEKTPNDKAQQYLGIVKQGAQRMNALIDGMLVLSRSGRQELDMRPVDLNELVTQARRDVEAEFGKHPVRWHIGELPQVQGDRDLLQQVVSNLLSNAVKYSSQREVSEVQIWSERTPSGWRVCVQDNGVGFDARYTDRLFGIFQRLHSERDFQGTGVGLATVKRIVLKHGGQVFATSHAPSGATFGFTVPAGR encoded by the coding sequence ATGTCCGAACCGTCGGCTGTAGAACCCACGGCTGGCCGCTCGCTCAGTCAGGAACTCCAACTCATGACCGAAGCTCTGGCAGCCACCAGCCGTCAGGACGAGATCTTCCATATCATTCAGAACGCTGCTCTGCGTGTCCTGAAGGCCATCGGCGGCGCTGTCCTGCTGCTGGGCGACGCGGGCAGCACGCTGAACGTAGCGGCCAGCCAGGGCCATGCCGAGGGCGAAGCGTGCGTCTGGCAACACGTCCCGTCTGACCACACCACGCCTGCGGGCGTCGCCCTGATGTCGAATCAGGCCCTCTACTTCGAGCAGCAGAACGACCTGCTGGAAGCCTACCCTCAGTTCAGCAAACGCGCCGACGCGGGCACCCCGGTGGCGCGCGCCGTCCTGCCGATGTACCTGGATGAGCAGCCCCTCGGCGTCCTGATCTTCGACTTCCAGGAGCCGCATGACTTTCCCCGGGTGGAACGGCGATTCCTGCCGATCCTGGCGGCCCAGTGCGCCGTGGCACTGGGAAGAGCGCGTGCGGTTCAGAATCTCGAAGCGCAGGTCGCCGGGCGAACGCGGCAGCTTAACGAGGAGCGGGCGGCCCTCGACGCCTTCGTCGATTACAGCGAGCTGATCGGCACCGAGACCGACGTGAGCGTTCTGGCACAGCGAGCGGTGGAGGTGCTACGTGCCCGCTTTGCCGACTGTTCCGGTGGCTATTACGGACGGTCTGGTACCCGGTGGACCCTTCGCAGCTGGACTGGCGACCTGAATGAGCGGCCCGATGTTCTGGCTCGGCTGCACCCCGAACTCCCGAGCGACATGCCCTTCATCAGCGAACTTCTGAGCACCCGCGAGTTTATCTTCACCGAGCGCTGGGACGCTGAACACATGGGCACCGAGAACGGCGAGACATACGGCACGGTGGCCGCCTATCCGGTGATCGTCGGCCCTGTCATGGAAGGCTTCATCGTGCTGGGTCTCAAAGACGCCTCGGAATGGAATGAACGCGACCGGGCCATCTTCCGGACGGTAGGACGTGGACTGACGCTGGCCCTGGAGCGCAGCGAGCAGAGCGTGCGGCTGGCCGCCCAGAACGCTGAACTGGAGGCGCGGACTCAGGCGCTGGAAGCCCTGATGCAGCTGACGCAGGAGCTTGGTACCGACACGGAGCCACTCACGCTGATTCAGAAGGCCCAGGAGCTGACGCTCGACCTGCTGCCACCAGGATTCGCAGCGTATTACGAACCGCAGGACCACCGCTGGCGACTGCTCATGCAGACGGGCGACGCGGGTTCGGCGTTTTTGCAGGCGGCCATCGATGAGGGCTTTCCCATCGGACACACGCCGAGTTTCGATGTCGTGGCGCAGACGGGCGAACCCGCGTTTATCGACGCTTACATCCGCGACATCGACGTTTCGTCGGGTGAAGCCAATCATGTCGCGGCCCACGCCACCTTGCCGCTGCTGGTCGAGGGTCAGTTCCGGGGCATCTTCAATCTTCCGATATTCCGGCATCATCAGTGGACGGCGGCTGACCGCGCCCTGCTGATCACCACCGTGCAGTACCTGGGTCTGGTGCTGGCACGCGCCCAGAGTTACGACGCCCTGGCACAGAGCAACCGGGAATTACAGGCCTCGAACAGCGAGCTGGAAGCGTTCACCTATTCCGCCTCTCACGATCTGAGAACACCGGTGCGGCACGTGATGGCCTTTGCCGAGCTGGCCCAGAAGGCCCTGGAAAAGACGCCCAACGACAAGGCGCAGCAGTACCTGGGAATCGTCAAGCAGGGAGCGCAGCGCATGAACGCCCTGATCGACGGGATGCTGGTTCTCTCCCGGTCAGGGCGGCAGGAACTGGATATGCGGCCAGTCGATCTGAACGAGCTGGTCACTCAGGCCCGGCGAGATGTCGAGGCCGAGTTCGGTAAACATCCGGTGCGGTGGCACATCGGTGAGCTGCCGCAGGTACAGGGCGACCGGGATCTGCTGCAACAGGTCGTCAGCAATCTGCTGAGCAACGCGGTGAAATATTCCAGCCAGCGCGAGGTGTCGGAAGTGCAGATCTGGAGCGAGCGAACGCCCTCTGGGTGGCGCGTGTGCGTGCAGGACAATGGCGTCGGCTTCGATGCCAGATACACCGACCGACTGTTCGGCATCTTCCAGCGCCTGCACAGCGAGCGTGATTTCCAGGGAACCGGGGTGGGGCTTGCCACGGTGAAGCGGATCGTGCTGAAACACGGCGGTCAGGTGTTTGCGACCAGCCATGCGCCTTCCGGTGCGACCTTTGGCTTTACCGTCCCGGCAGGTCGCTGA
- a CDS encoding PAS domain-containing sensor histidine kinase, with product MGDPVTPEERVVRLAGLIDLIDGVVWEADPATLTTTYISGRLEQMFGFSPELWLSDPQFWEGRLHPEDRERVLSETAQAMALGQPFRLEYRLITASGAAIWLRDVITPMIENGQLVALGGVMIDITAQREAELATSNLRERLAKVFEASPVGISLSVTQTGELLEVNRAFEQLTGFDRSDLLGHSLMELGVWPSAEARLRLMTDLASQQPLRDRQVQLHHRSGRLLDVLVTYEQVEIGPQRCLLAIIQDIGERLRAESQVRHAEERFRGLVQNSADMVTVLNADGYYLYVSPAVKRLHDVEPEAVMGLHVSRHVHRDDWPAVQADLDALMANPQEVRVSTYRQRDSQGRWWWIETTSSNQLHDPAVRGIVCNSRDITDRRESEARLAASEGRFRSLVQNASDLITVVDHQGVVRYESPSVTPLLGFSPDELVGQHVFRTVDAADHRQIAEVFARVVAGEEGHAERTTFRALRQGGEVRWMEGVVTNLLANPHIAGVVINSRDVTERKLAEDALDSSRRTLEALFDHSPDAIVMVDFVLGMPIVRCNRAAADMAGYSQDQMLQLSIFDLLTGSGEVRDQQAQDEFMHRVRERGTWRFDTVHVRRDGSLYPVETHLTLIRLEGREVLLSIYRDITERRAAQDALTASQQTFQGLFESSPDGIMLIEFDGEMPIVQCNTVAAAMNGYTPEELIGHSTLVMLPEAQRLEAEASGSAAFREMVQGQEHVWFECDHVRKDGSVFPVEVHLTLIQVGGRRMMLSVERDITERRAAEAALAASQQQVLSSERLASLGRLTAGLAHEINTPLAATMNCHRVLQTLLGEYQQSIGNPEVTDADHREIAAEALGALQEAGKTTARIGEFIRQMRGHTRDSAGGIAVFDVFRLASDTLAMVAHEARSASVALELERPHSAVTLTGDPGRFTQVLTNLVINAIHACEDQPRRGRVLVRLLGTDPLQLEVEDNGHGMSSEVMGRIFQPMFTTKGVGRGTGLGLSIVRDIMEGQFGGTISVVSQPGHGTTFTAVFPQPS from the coding sequence ATGGGTGATCCTGTGACGCCGGAGGAACGTGTCGTCCGGCTCGCTGGGCTGATTGACCTGATTGACGGTGTTGTCTGGGAGGCCGATCCCGCGACCCTGACTACCACCTACATCAGCGGTCGCCTGGAACAGATGTTCGGATTCTCACCGGAACTGTGGTTGAGTGACCCGCAGTTCTGGGAAGGTCGCCTGCATCCTGAAGACCGAGAACGGGTGCTGTCAGAAACGGCCCAGGCGATGGCCCTGGGACAGCCGTTCCGACTGGAATACCGGCTGATCACTGCCTCTGGAGCAGCGATCTGGCTGCGCGACGTGATTACGCCGATGATCGAAAACGGTCAACTGGTGGCGCTGGGTGGGGTGATGATCGATATCACCGCCCAGCGAGAGGCCGAGTTGGCCACGTCCAATCTGCGCGAGCGACTGGCGAAAGTCTTCGAGGCCAGTCCGGTCGGCATTTCTCTGAGTGTGACCCAGACGGGCGAGCTTCTGGAAGTCAACCGGGCGTTCGAGCAGCTGACCGGGTTTGACCGTTCAGACCTGCTGGGCCATTCGCTGATGGAACTGGGAGTGTGGCCCAGCGCCGAGGCAAGGCTGCGACTGATGACGGATCTGGCAAGCCAGCAGCCGCTGCGCGACCGACAGGTGCAGCTGCACCACCGCAGTGGCCGCCTGCTTGACGTACTCGTGACCTACGAACAGGTCGAGATCGGCCCGCAGCGCTGCCTGCTGGCGATCATTCAGGATATCGGGGAACGTCTGCGCGCCGAGTCGCAGGTGCGGCATGCCGAGGAGCGCTTCCGGGGGCTGGTGCAGAACAGTGCAGACATGGTCACGGTGCTCAACGCAGACGGCTATTACCTGTATGTCAGTCCTGCCGTGAAGCGGCTGCACGACGTCGAGCCGGAAGCGGTGATGGGGCTTCATGTCAGTCGGCACGTGCACCGCGATGACTGGCCGGCTGTGCAGGCCGACCTCGATGCCCTGATGGCCAACCCCCAGGAGGTGCGTGTCAGTACGTACCGCCAGCGAGACAGTCAGGGGCGGTGGTGGTGGATCGAAACCACCAGCAGTAACCAGCTGCATGACCCTGCGGTGCGGGGCATCGTGTGCAATTCACGCGACATCACCGACCGCCGCGAGAGCGAAGCCAGGCTGGCCGCGAGTGAGGGACGCTTCCGCTCGCTGGTGCAGAACGCCTCCGATCTGATCACGGTGGTCGATCATCAGGGCGTGGTGCGGTATGAAAGCCCGTCTGTGACGCCGCTGCTGGGGTTCTCGCCAGACGAACTGGTCGGACAGCATGTCTTCAGGACGGTGGACGCGGCAGATCACCGACAGATTGCCGAGGTATTTGCGCGGGTGGTGGCCGGCGAGGAAGGCCACGCCGAACGCACCACCTTCCGGGCCCTGCGTCAGGGCGGCGAGGTGCGCTGGATGGAAGGCGTGGTCACGAACCTGCTCGCCAATCCGCATATCGCCGGGGTGGTGATCAATTCGCGCGACGTGACCGAACGCAAGCTGGCAGAAGACGCGCTCGACAGCAGCCGCCGGACCCTTGAGGCGTTGTTTGACCACTCGCCAGACGCCATCGTGATGGTCGACTTCGTGCTGGGGATGCCCATCGTGCGCTGCAACCGTGCGGCTGCCGACATGGCCGGATACTCACAGGACCAGATGCTTCAGCTGAGTATCTTCGATCTGCTGACCGGAAGCGGCGAGGTGCGCGACCAGCAGGCCCAGGATGAATTCATGCACCGTGTCCGGGAGCGCGGTACTTGGCGCTTCGACACGGTGCATGTGCGGCGGGACGGATCGCTCTACCCCGTCGAAACGCACCTGACGCTGATTCGGCTGGAAGGGCGGGAGGTGCTGCTGTCGATCTACCGCGACATCACCGAACGCAGGGCCGCCCAGGACGCGCTGACCGCGAGCCAGCAGACCTTCCAGGGGCTGTTCGAGAGTTCTCCGGACGGCATCATGCTGATCGAGTTCGACGGGGAAATGCCGATCGTGCAGTGCAACACGGTCGCGGCGGCCATGAACGGCTACACGCCGGAAGAGCTGATTGGGCACAGTACCCTCGTGATGCTGCCGGAGGCCCAGCGCCTGGAGGCGGAGGCGTCCGGCTCGGCGGCATTCCGCGAGATGGTGCAGGGGCAGGAGCACGTGTGGTTCGAATGCGACCACGTCCGCAAAGACGGTTCGGTGTTTCCGGTCGAGGTACACCTGACGCTGATTCAGGTGGGCGGGCGGCGCATGATGCTGAGCGTCGAACGCGACATCACCGAACGCCGAGCGGCTGAGGCGGCTCTGGCGGCCAGTCAGCAGCAAGTGCTGTCGAGTGAGCGCCTCGCCAGCCTCGGGCGACTGACCGCTGGGCTGGCACACGAGATCAACACCCCGCTGGCAGCCACCATGAACTGTCACCGCGTGCTTCAGACGCTGCTCGGCGAGTATCAACAGTCGATTGGAAACCCTGAGGTCACAGACGCAGACCACCGAGAGATTGCCGCCGAAGCACTTGGAGCGCTTCAGGAGGCAGGCAAGACCACCGCCCGAATCGGAGAATTTATCCGGCAGATGCGGGGCCACACCCGCGACAGTGCCGGAGGCATCGCGGTCTTCGACGTGTTCCGCCTGGCATCCGACACCTTGGCGATGGTGGCGCACGAGGCCCGCTCGGCCAGCGTGGCGCTGGAACTCGAACGGCCACACAGCGCCGTGACGCTCACCGGGGATCCGGGACGATTCACACAGGTCCTGACCAACCTGGTCATCAATGCCATCCACGCCTGCGAGGACCAGCCCAGACGTGGCCGGGTCCTGGTACGGCTGCTCGGCACCGACCCGCTTCAGCTGGAGGTCGAAGACAACGGCCACGGCATGTCTTCAGAGGTGATGGGGCGCATCTTCCAGCCGATGTTCACCACCAAAGGCGTGGGGAGGGGCACCGGGCTGGGACTGTCGATTGTGCGCGACATCATGGAAGGGCAGTTCGGCGGCACCATCAGTGTGGTGTCTCAGCCAGGTCACGGTACCACCTTCACGGCGGTGTTTCCTCAGCCCAGTTGA